From one Enterobacter kobei genomic stretch:
- a CDS encoding PTS fructose transporter subunit IIB → MTKKLIALCACPMGLAHTFMAAQALEDAAKAAGYDVKIETQGADGIQNRLTAQDIAEATIIIHAIAITPEDNERFDSRDVYEITLQDAIKNAAGTLKEIEDMIAAEH, encoded by the coding sequence ATGACCAAAAAACTTATCGCGCTGTGCGCCTGTCCTATGGGACTTGCCCATACTTTTATGGCTGCTCAGGCGCTGGAAGATGCCGCGAAAGCGGCAGGCTATGACGTCAAAATTGAAACCCAGGGCGCGGACGGCATTCAGAATCGCCTGACCGCCCAGGACATTGCCGAGGCGACCATCATCATTCATGCCATCGCCATTACGCCGGAAGATAACGAACGCTTCGATTCCCGCGACGTGTACGAAATCACGCTCCAGGACGCCATCAAAAATGCCGCCGGAACGCTGAAAGAAATCGAAGACATGATCGCCGCAGAACACTAA
- the dcuC gene encoding anaerobic C4-dicarboxylate transporter DcuC: protein MLTFIELLIGVVVIVGVARYIIKGYSATGVLFVGGLTLLIISALMGHKVLPASATSTGYNATDIVEYIKILLMSRGGDLGMMIMMLCGFAAYMTHIGANDMVVKLASKPLRYINSPYVLMIAAYFVACLMSLAVSSATGLGVLLMATLFPVMVNVGISRGAAAAICASPAAIILSPTSGDVVLAAKAAEMPLIDFAFKTTLPISIAAIICMAIAHFFWQRYLDKKEHITVEMLDVNDIVTTAPSFYAILPFTPIVGVLIFDGKWGPELHIITILVICMLLSAILEFLRGFNTQKVFSGLEVAYRGMADAFAGVVILLVAAGVFAQGLSTIGFIQSLISIATSFGSASIILMLVLVILTMLAAMTTGSGNAPFYAFVEMIPKLAHEAGINPAYLSIPMLQASNLGRTISPVSGVVVAVAGMAKISPFEVVKRTSVPVLVGLIVVIVATEILVPGVAG from the coding sequence ATGCTAACGTTTATTGAACTGTTGATCGGGGTTGTGGTGATAGTCGGCGTGGCGCGCTACATCATCAAGGGCTATTCCGCGACGGGCGTGCTGTTTGTCGGCGGCCTGACGCTGTTGATCATCAGCGCCCTGATGGGTCATAAAGTGCTGCCTGCCAGTGCCACCAGCACCGGCTACAACGCTACCGATATTGTCGAATACATTAAAATCCTGCTGATGAGCCGTGGCGGCGACCTCGGGATGATGATCATGATGCTGTGCGGCTTCGCAGCGTATATGACGCATATCGGTGCCAATGACATGGTCGTCAAGCTGGCGTCCAAACCGCTGCGTTATATCAACTCACCCTATGTACTGATGATTGCCGCCTATTTTGTGGCCTGTCTGATGTCGCTGGCCGTCTCCTCCGCCACTGGCCTTGGCGTTTTGCTGATGGCAACGCTGTTCCCGGTGATGGTCAACGTTGGCATCAGCCGTGGCGCAGCGGCGGCAATTTGTGCCTCACCAGCGGCTATTATTCTGTCCCCCACCTCCGGTGATGTGGTGCTGGCAGCCAAAGCGGCGGAAATGCCGCTGATTGATTTTGCTTTTAAAACCACGCTGCCTATTTCTATCGCCGCCATTATCTGCATGGCAATCGCGCACTTTTTCTGGCAGCGTTACCTGGATAAGAAAGAGCACATTACCGTTGAAATGCTGGATGTGAACGACATCGTAACCACCGCCCCGTCGTTTTACGCCATCCTGCCGTTTACGCCGATTGTCGGCGTGCTGATTTTCGATGGCAAATGGGGACCGGAACTGCATATCATCACCATCCTTGTGATCTGTATGCTGCTGTCCGCCATCCTGGAATTCCTGCGCGGCTTTAATACGCAAAAAGTCTTTTCCGGCCTTGAAGTGGCGTATCGCGGCATGGCCGACGCCTTTGCTGGCGTGGTGATCCTGTTGGTTGCCGCTGGCGTCTTCGCCCAGGGCCTGAGCACCATCGGCTTCATCCAGAGCCTGATTTCCATCGCCACCTCTTTCGGCTCCGCGAGCATTATTTTGATGCTGGTGCTGGTGATCCTTACCATGCTGGCCGCCATGACGACCGGCTCCGGTAACGCCCCGTTCTATGCCTTTGTGGAGATGATCCCCAAACTGGCTCATGAAGCGGGTATTAACCCGGCCTATCTGTCTATCCCGATGCTGCAGGCGTCTAACCTTGGCCGTACCATTTCACCGGTTTCCGGCGTCGTGGTTGCCGTGGCCGGGATGGCAAAAATCTCGCCGTTCGAAGTGGTAAAACGCACCTCTGTACCCGTGCTGGTGGGTCTGATTGTGGTGATCGTCGCCACTGAAATTCTCGTGCCCGGCGTCGCTGGCTAA
- the tatE gene encoding twin-arginine translocase subunit TatE translates to MGEISITKLLVVAALVVLLFGTKKLRTLGGDLGAAIKGFKKAMNDDDTSAKKTVDGDITAEKLTHKE, encoded by the coding sequence ATGGGTGAGATTAGTATTACCAAACTGCTGGTTGTGGCCGCACTGGTTGTGCTGCTGTTTGGTACCAAAAAGTTACGTACGCTCGGCGGTGACCTCGGCGCAGCCATCAAAGGCTTCAAAAAAGCCATGAACGATGATGACACCAGCGCGAAGAAAACCGTAGACGGTGACATCACCGCAGAGAAACTCACTCACAAAGAGTGA
- the cspE gene encoding transcription antiterminator/RNA stability regulator CspE codes for MSKIKGNVKWFNESKGFGFITPEDGSKDVFVHFSAIQSNGFKTLAEGQRVEFEITNGAKGPSAANVMPI; via the coding sequence ATGTCTAAGATTAAAGGTAACGTTAAGTGGTTTAATGAGTCCAAAGGATTCGGTTTCATTACTCCGGAAGATGGCAGCAAAGATGTGTTCGTACACTTCTCTGCAATCCAGAGCAATGGTTTCAAAACCCTCGCTGAAGGTCAGCGTGTAGAGTTTGAAATCACTAACGGTGCCAAAGGCCCTTCTGCTGCTAACGTAATGCCTATCTAA
- a CDS encoding deaminated glutathione amidase — protein sequence MRVAAGQFAVTPHWETNAQICAELMAQAAAQQATLLVLPEALLARSDDDPTLSVKSAQTLDGGFLTRLLNESRSNNMTTVLTVHVPSTTGRAVNTLVAIRSGEIIAHYAKLHLYDAFNMQESAQVDAGDVIPPLIEIDGMNVGLMTCYDLRFPELALTLALRGAEVLVLPAAWVRGPLKEQHWATLLSARALDTTCYVIAAGECGNRNIGQSRIIDPQGVTLAAAAEVPQLIFAELTRARIMQTREKLPVLKNRRFAPPQLM from the coding sequence ATGCGAGTAGCAGCGGGGCAGTTTGCGGTGACGCCACACTGGGAAACCAATGCGCAGATCTGTGCTGAGTTAATGGCGCAGGCAGCGGCGCAGCAGGCCACATTACTGGTGTTGCCGGAAGCCTTACTCGCGCGCAGCGATGACGATCCTACGCTGTCGGTGAAATCGGCGCAGACGCTCGACGGCGGATTTTTAACGCGCCTGCTCAACGAAAGCCGCAGTAATAATATGACCACCGTGCTGACGGTTCACGTGCCGTCAACGACAGGCAGGGCGGTGAATACGCTGGTGGCAATCCGCAGTGGTGAGATTATCGCTCACTACGCCAAGCTGCATCTCTATGACGCCTTTAACATGCAGGAGTCGGCGCAGGTGGATGCCGGCGATGTTATCCCGCCGCTGATAGAGATTGACGGTATGAATGTCGGACTGATGACCTGCTACGATCTGCGCTTTCCGGAGCTGGCGCTGACGCTGGCATTACGGGGGGCTGAGGTGCTGGTGTTGCCCGCCGCCTGGGTTCGAGGCCCGCTGAAAGAGCAACACTGGGCAACGCTGCTTTCGGCCCGCGCGCTGGACACCACCTGCTATGTGATTGCCGCCGGGGAGTGTGGTAACAGAAATATCGGCCAGAGCCGCATTATCGACCCGCAGGGTGTTACGCTGGCCGCCGCCGCAGAGGTGCCGCAGTTGATTTTTGCGGAGTTAACGCGAGCGCGTATAATGCAGACACGCGAAAAACTGCCGGTGCTGAAAAACCGGCGTTTTGCGCCACCGCAATTAATGTGA
- the pagP gene encoding lipid IV(A) palmitoyltransferase PagP has product MSFLNKYFLLVLFLLTQTASAGSSLNGWLSTLSDNVGHTWQAPQQYDLYVPAITWHARFAYDKEKTDRYNERPWGAGFGQSRWDEQGNWHGLYLMAFKDSYNKWEPIGGYGWEKTWRPLADDRFHLGLGFTAGATARDNWKYIPVPVVLPLASVGYGPATFQMTYIPGTYNNGNVYFAWMRFQF; this is encoded by the coding sequence GTGTCCTTTTTAAATAAATATTTTTTACTGGTATTATTCTTATTGACGCAGACAGCGAGCGCAGGGAGTTCACTAAACGGATGGCTAAGCACCTTAAGTGATAATGTCGGGCATACCTGGCAGGCACCGCAACAGTATGATTTATATGTCCCGGCGATCACCTGGCATGCGCGTTTTGCCTACGATAAAGAAAAGACCGATCGTTATAACGAACGACCATGGGGCGCCGGTTTTGGTCAGTCTCGCTGGGATGAGCAGGGCAACTGGCACGGTCTTTATCTGATGGCGTTTAAGGATTCTTATAACAAGTGGGAACCCATCGGCGGCTATGGCTGGGAGAAAACGTGGCGTCCGCTGGCAGATGACCGTTTTCATCTGGGCCTCGGTTTTACGGCAGGGGCCACGGCGCGGGATAACTGGAAGTATATCCCGGTGCCGGTCGTGTTACCGCTGGCGTCGGTAGGTTACGGTCCGGCGACGTTCCAGATGACCTACATTCCTGGCACCTATAATAACGGCAACGTCTACTTCGCCTGGATGCGTTTCCAGTTTTAA
- the lipA gene encoding lipoyl synthase: MSKPIVMERGVKYRDADKMALIPVKNVVTEREALLRKPEWMKIKLPADSTRIQGIKAAMRKNGLHSVCEEASCPNLAECFNHGTATFMILGAICTRRCPFCDVAHGRPVAPDANEPNKLAQTIADMALRYVVITSVDRDDLRDGGAQHFADCITAIREKSPTIKIETLVPDFRGRMDRALDILTATPPDVFNHNLENVPRVYRQVRPGADYNWSLKLLERFKEAHPEIPTKSGLMVGLGETNAEIIEVMRDLRRHGVTMLTLGQYLQPSRHHLPVQRYVSPDEFDEMKAEALAMGFTHAACGPFVRSSYHADMQAKGLEVK; this comes from the coding sequence ATGAGTAAACCCATTGTGATGGAACGCGGTGTTAAATACCGCGACGCCGATAAGATGGCTCTTATCCCGGTCAAAAACGTGGTAACAGAGCGTGAAGCCCTGTTAAGAAAACCGGAGTGGATGAAAATCAAACTCCCGGCAGACTCTACCCGTATCCAGGGTATCAAAGCGGCTATGCGCAAAAACGGCCTGCACTCTGTCTGCGAAGAGGCTTCGTGCCCGAACCTTGCGGAGTGTTTCAACCACGGCACCGCCACCTTTATGATCCTCGGCGCGATCTGTACCCGCCGTTGCCCGTTCTGTGACGTTGCTCATGGTCGTCCGGTCGCCCCTGATGCGAATGAACCGAATAAACTGGCGCAGACCATCGCTGACATGGCGCTGCGTTATGTGGTGATCACCTCCGTGGATCGTGATGATCTGCGTGATGGCGGCGCGCAGCACTTTGCCGACTGTATCACCGCGATCCGCGAAAAAAGCCCAACCATCAAAATCGAGACGCTGGTTCCCGATTTCCGTGGTCGTATGGATCGTGCGCTGGATATTTTAACCGCCACGCCGCCAGATGTGTTTAACCACAACCTGGAGAACGTGCCTCGTGTTTACCGTCAGGTTCGCCCTGGCGCAGACTACAACTGGTCGCTGAAGCTGCTGGAGCGTTTTAAAGAAGCGCATCCGGAGATCCCCACGAAATCCGGCCTGATGGTCGGGCTGGGTGAAACCAACGCTGAAATCATTGAAGTAATGCGCGATCTGCGTCGCCACGGTGTGACCATGCTGACGTTGGGCCAGTATCTCCAGCCAAGCCGCCATCACCTGCCGGTGCAGCGCTACGTCAGCCCGGACGAATTTGATGAGATGAAAGCCGAAGCGCTGGCGATGGGCTTTACCCATGCCGCCTGTGGCCCGTTTGTTCGCTCGTCTTACCATGCCGACATGCAGGCGAAAGGTCTGGAAGTGAAGTAA
- the crcB gene encoding fluoride efflux transporter CrcB, translated as MGQLLLAVFIGGGTGSVLRWFLSLRLNPAHQIIPLGTLTANLIGAFIIGAGLAWFNRMTHIDPLWKLLITTGFCGGLTTFSTFSAEVVFLLQDGRFGWAFLNVALNLCGSFAMTALAFWIFSTVNAQ; from the coding sequence GTGGGACAACTTCTTTTGGCGGTGTTTATTGGCGGCGGAACCGGCAGTGTTCTGCGCTGGTTTCTGAGTCTGCGTCTGAACCCTGCCCACCAGATCATTCCCCTTGGTACGCTAACCGCGAACCTGATAGGCGCATTTATCATCGGCGCAGGGCTGGCCTGGTTTAATCGCATGACGCATATCGACCCGCTGTGGAAGCTGCTGATCACCACCGGCTTTTGCGGCGGGCTGACCACCTTTTCCACCTTTTCGGCGGAAGTCGTGTTCCTGTTGCAGGACGGGCGTTTTGGCTGGGCATTTTTGAATGTAGCGCTGAACCTGTGCGGCTCTTTTGCCATGACCGCGCTGGCGTTCTGGATCTTTTCGACCGTCAACGCGCAGTAA